From the genome of Haloarcula limicola, one region includes:
- a CDS encoding NAD-dependent epimerase/dehydratase family protein, which translates to MTETVAVTGGNGRVGRAVLEHLSAEGYRTVNLSRGKRDESHSDAYLTTDLLDAGEVYGSVAKSDADAVVHLGMLPTPEATPGYRTFESNAMSTYHVLEAAGELGVETVTLASSFSAIGGGFEPDPITVDYLPVDESHRLTPSTPYGMGKQTLETVADGFARRDEGAPRTITSLRFPWVVDDAIARETFAEADRTLSGMRESGSLHGQRNTLFTYAHTSDVVDLVRRTVEASFDGHERVWVSAPDTSAETPSEELVAELFDDATVRDDFPEDDHAALVDTSKAATLFDWEPTWRWREHR; encoded by the coding sequence GTGACCGAAACAGTCGCCGTCACCGGCGGGAACGGCCGGGTCGGGCGGGCCGTCCTCGAGCACCTGTCTGCGGAGGGGTACCGAACGGTGAACCTCTCGCGCGGGAAGCGAGACGAGTCGCACTCGGACGCCTATCTCACGACGGACCTGCTCGACGCGGGCGAAGTGTACGGGTCGGTCGCGAAGAGCGACGCCGACGCCGTCGTCCACCTCGGGATGCTCCCGACGCCGGAGGCGACGCCCGGCTATCGGACGTTCGAGAGCAACGCGATGTCGACTTATCACGTGCTAGAGGCCGCGGGCGAACTCGGCGTCGAGACGGTGACGCTCGCGTCGAGTTTCAGCGCCATCGGCGGCGGGTTCGAACCGGACCCCATCACCGTCGACTACCTGCCGGTGGACGAATCCCATCGGCTCACGCCCTCGACGCCCTACGGGATGGGCAAACAGACGCTCGAAACCGTCGCCGACGGGTTCGCCCGCCGGGACGAGGGCGCGCCGCGGACGATCACCTCGCTGCGGTTCCCGTGGGTAGTCGACGACGCTATTGCCCGCGAGACGTTCGCCGAGGCCGACCGGACGCTCTCGGGGATGCGCGAGAGCGGATCGCTGCACGGGCAGCGAAACACGCTGTTCACCTACGCCCACACCTCGGACGTGGTCGACCTCGTCCGCCGGACCGTCGAGGCGTCCTTCGACGGTCACGAACGCGTCTGGGTGTCGGCACCCGATACGAGCGCGGAGACGCCCAGCGAGGAGCTCGTCGCCGAGCTGTTCGACGACGCGACGGTCCGAGACGACTTCCCCGAGGACGACCACGCGGCGCTGGTCGATACGTCGAAGGCGGCGACGCTGTTCGACTGGGAGCCGACGTGGCGCTGGCGAGAGCACCGCTGA
- a CDS encoding ribonuclease H — translation MAAYGRPTLRDLFDESPTPHIAHPPRSHHRDFYIATDGSFRPHSGGAVGDDGSVEEGGLGVVVETFDGERVVRLSVPDSSPDNNVAEYRALHLGLDVLAARAPTNARIGLLIDHDQLAENVNAEVLATHGSAYDPPHGVSVPPSTGLHWRGIQARINGFDEIRAARISSDRNPAHPLANAPDQYAHVNGEPDRCVVPQTTTTDERVPPPSRSNRGGASD, via the coding sequence ATGGCCGCTTACGGCCGGCCGACCTTACGAGACCTGTTCGACGAGTCACCGACGCCGCATATCGCCCACCCACCGCGCAGTCACCATCGAGACTTCTACATCGCCACAGACGGCTCCTTCCGCCCACACAGCGGCGGTGCCGTCGGCGACGATGGCTCCGTGGAGGAGGGCGGCCTCGGCGTGGTCGTCGAGACGTTCGACGGCGAACGCGTGGTCCGGCTGTCTGTCCCCGACAGTTCGCCGGACAACAACGTCGCCGAGTATCGAGCGCTGCATCTCGGACTGGACGTCCTCGCCGCGCGAGCGCCGACGAACGCTCGCATCGGGCTCCTCATCGACCACGACCAGCTCGCCGAGAACGTCAACGCCGAAGTGTTGGCCACGCACGGGTCGGCGTACGACCCGCCCCACGGCGTCTCCGTCCCCCCGTCGACGGGCCTTCACTGGCGTGGCATCCAGGCTCGCATCAACGGCTTCGACGAGATCAGGGCCGCTCGCATCTCCAGCGACCGGAACCCGGCTCATCCGCTGGCGAACGCCCCCGACCAGTACGCTCACGTCAACGGCGAACCCGACCGGTGTGTCGTCCCACAGACGACCACCACCGACGAGCGCGTGCCGCCGCCGTCCCGGTCGAACCGCGGCGGTGCCTCGGACTGA
- a CDS encoding pyridoxamine 5'-phosphate oxidase family protein, translating to MVSVTGAWSLDEVADFLTETTVPIRLGCRRPSGDLWMLSLWYRYRDGDFECATAADADVVRYLEADPEVSFEVSTNEPPYRGVRGNGRVTIAPDDEKQVLRALIERYLGGTDSPLAERLLSPNRKEVKITVAPERLHSWDYSDRM from the coding sequence ATGGTCTCAGTAACGGGCGCGTGGTCGCTCGACGAAGTCGCCGACTTCCTCACCGAGACGACGGTACCGATCCGCCTCGGCTGTCGGCGACCGTCGGGCGATCTCTGGATGCTCTCGCTGTGGTATCGCTATCGAGACGGCGACTTCGAGTGTGCGACGGCCGCCGACGCCGACGTCGTCCGCTATCTCGAGGCCGACCCCGAGGTCAGTTTCGAGGTGTCGACGAACGAGCCACCATATCGCGGCGTCCGTGGGAACGGGCGCGTCACGATAGCGCCCGACGACGAGAAACAGGTGTTGCGAGCGCTCATAGAGCGGTATCTCGGCGGGACCGATTCGCCGCTGGCCGAGCGGCTGCTCTCGCCGAACCGGAAGGAAGTGAAGATCACCGTCGCGCCCGAGCGGCTCCACTCGTGGGATTACAGCGACCGGATGTAA
- a CDS encoding HalX domain-containing protein — MTADSETATVLVVDDERDVAELYATWLGMRHDVRSANSGESALEAVDESVDVVFLDRQMPGVSGDDVLDGIRERDLDCRIVMVTAVDPGFDIVEMPFDDYLTKPVTRADLYETVEEMLVRDAYDEQIQRYFAMASKKATLEAEKNAAELDAHDEYHEVTQRVESLKRTADQTIGEIQDFEAAFGEFSGS; from the coding sequence ATGACCGCGGATTCAGAGACGGCGACGGTGCTCGTCGTGGACGACGAACGGGACGTGGCAGAGCTGTACGCGACGTGGCTCGGGATGCGTCACGACGTCCGGAGCGCGAACAGCGGCGAGAGCGCGCTCGAAGCGGTAGACGAGTCGGTCGACGTGGTGTTTCTGGACAGACAGATGCCCGGGGTGTCCGGCGACGACGTGCTCGACGGGATCCGCGAACGCGACCTCGATTGCCGCATCGTGATGGTCACCGCCGTCGACCCGGGATTCGACATCGTCGAGATGCCGTTCGACGACTATCTGACCAAGCCGGTGACGCGCGCGGACCTCTACGAGACGGTCGAGGAGATGCTCGTCCGAGACGCCTACGACGAACAGATACAGCGGTACTTCGCCATGGCCTCGAAGAAGGCGACGCTCGAAGCCGAGAAGAACGCCGCCGAACTCGACGCCCACGACGAGTATCACGAGGTCACACAGCGCGTCGAGTCGCTCAAGCGGACCGCCGATCAGACGATCGGCGAGATTCAGGACTTCGAAGCCGCCTTCGGCGAGTTCTCGGGGAGTTGA
- a CDS encoding FAD-dependent oxidoreductase, with product MTRSPSVLVVGGGATGTGVARDLALRGVDVTLAERGGLSSGTTGRSHGLLHSGARYAESDSAGAEECIEENRILRSIAGECVRDTGGLFVQLAGDDPEYFEEKRTACGTVGIETELLDGDEARERVPDLSADVERAMTVPDGVVYPSRLVAANAADVEAHGGTVHPHAPLEALSTVEGWVTEARLGGAVDDTVEVDYVVNATGAWAGDVASMAGVTVEMAPTRGVMVSVEYDGVDPVLNRCRDPADGDIVVPHDSEAVLGTTSVPVSDPDDYERADWEVESSIEECAAMLPPVADSPVVRKWWGVRPLYAPDEGDGDRRGISRGFFRLDHAEDGVENFLSIVGGKLTTYRQMAEATADRVCERLGVDAACETATRELPGADDAARLDEFVDRYDGQGPTDEDVVRKRE from the coding sequence ATGACACGTTCACCGTCCGTTCTGGTCGTCGGCGGCGGGGCGACAGGTACCGGCGTCGCGCGCGACCTCGCGCTTCGGGGCGTCGACGTGACGCTCGCCGAGCGAGGCGGTCTCTCCAGCGGCACCACGGGCCGCTCGCACGGGCTCTTACACAGCGGGGCGCGCTATGCCGAGAGCGACAGCGCCGGTGCCGAGGAGTGCATCGAGGAGAACCGCATCCTCCGGTCCATCGCCGGGGAGTGCGTCCGCGACACCGGCGGGTTGTTCGTCCAACTCGCCGGCGACGACCCGGAGTACTTCGAGGAGAAGCGAACCGCCTGCGGGACCGTCGGCATCGAGACCGAGCTACTGGACGGCGACGAGGCGAGGGAACGCGTCCCGGACCTCTCGGCGGACGTAGAGCGCGCGATGACGGTCCCCGACGGCGTCGTCTACCCCTCGCGACTCGTCGCGGCGAACGCGGCCGACGTCGAGGCACACGGCGGGACGGTTCACCCGCACGCGCCCCTGGAAGCGCTGAGCACGGTCGAGGGGTGGGTGACCGAGGCGCGGCTCGGCGGCGCGGTCGACGACACCGTCGAGGTCGACTACGTCGTCAACGCGACCGGTGCGTGGGCCGGCGACGTGGCGTCGATGGCGGGCGTGACCGTCGAGATGGCCCCCACCCGCGGCGTGATGGTCTCAGTCGAGTACGACGGGGTCGACCCGGTGTTGAACCGCTGTCGGGACCCCGCCGACGGCGACATCGTGGTCCCGCACGACTCCGAAGCGGTGCTGGGGACGACGAGCGTGCCCGTCTCGGACCCCGACGACTACGAGCGGGCCGACTGGGAGGTCGAGAGCTCCATCGAGGAGTGCGCGGCGATGTTACCCCCCGTCGCCGATTCGCCGGTCGTCCGGAAGTGGTGGGGCGTCCGACCGCTGTACGCGCCGGACGAGGGCGACGGCGACCGGCGCGGTATCTCGCGGGGGTTCTTCCGGCTGGACCACGCCGAGGACGGCGTCGAGAACTTCCTCAGCATCGTCGGCGGCAAGCTAACGACCTACCGACAGATGGCCGAAGCGACCGCCGACCGCGTCTGTGAACGCCTCGGCGTCGACGCCGCCTGCGAGACGGCGACCCGGGAACTGCCGGGTGCCGACGACGCGGCGCGGCTGGACGAGTTCGTCGACAGATACGACGGCCAGGGACCGACCGACGAAGACGTGGTACGAAAGCGGGAGTGA
- a CDS encoding zinc-dependent alcohol dehydrogenase family protein, producing MRAAIYRGPGDIAVEDVSKPEIESPTDAVVRVTHTAVCGSDLWFYRGESDREEGSPVGHEPMGIVEEVGEDVRSVDPGDRVFAPFKISCGRCEFCRKGLHTSCVNGDSWGGDNGGAQGEFVRTTEADGTLVRVPDRYADDEATLEAVLPLTDVMGTGHHAAVSAGVGEGDTCVVVGDGAVGLCGVLAARRLGAERIVAMGHHEDRLELAESFGATETVAARGEEAVERARELTYGGPRHVLECVGASSSMDAAIDLCRPGGTVGYVGVPHGVDEAGLDVFSMFQENVTLRGGVAPVRAYAEELLADVLQGTLDPSPVFTKTVDLDGVPEGYRAMDEREAIKVLVKVDH from the coding sequence ATGCGCGCAGCTATCTACCGCGGCCCCGGCGATATCGCCGTCGAGGACGTTTCGAAGCCCGAGATTGAGTCGCCGACCGACGCCGTCGTCCGCGTGACGCACACGGCGGTCTGCGGGTCGGACCTCTGGTTCTATCGCGGCGAGAGCGACCGAGAGGAGGGGTCGCCGGTCGGGCACGAACCGATGGGTATCGTCGAAGAAGTGGGCGAGGACGTCCGCTCGGTGGACCCCGGCGACCGGGTGTTCGCGCCGTTCAAGATCAGCTGCGGGCGCTGTGAGTTCTGCCGGAAGGGGCTGCACACCTCCTGTGTGAACGGCGACTCCTGGGGCGGCGACAACGGCGGCGCACAGGGGGAGTTCGTTCGGACGACCGAGGCCGACGGGACGCTCGTCCGGGTGCCCGACCGGTACGCCGACGACGAGGCGACGCTCGAAGCGGTGCTGCCGCTGACCGACGTGATGGGGACGGGCCACCACGCGGCCGTGAGCGCCGGCGTCGGCGAGGGCGACACCTGCGTCGTCGTCGGCGACGGCGCGGTCGGCCTCTGTGGCGTCCTCGCGGCGCGCCGCCTCGGTGCCGAGCGGATCGTCGCGATGGGCCACCACGAGGACCGCCTCGAGCTCGCGGAGTCCTTCGGCGCGACGGAGACGGTGGCCGCTCGCGGCGAAGAAGCGGTCGAGCGGGCGAGAGAGCTGACCTACGGCGGTCCGAGGCACGTTCTGGAGTGCGTCGGCGCGTCGTCGTCGATGGACGCCGCTATCGACCTCTGCCGACCCGGCGGTACCGTCGGTTACGTCGGCGTCCCCCACGGCGTGGACGAAGCCGGTCTCGACGTGTTCTCGATGTTCCAGGAGAACGTCACGCTCCGAGGCGGCGTCGCGCCGGTTCGCGCGTACGCGGAGGAGTTGCTCGCCGACGTGTTACAGGGGACGCTCGACCCCTCGCCCGTCTTCACGAAGACGGTCGACTTAGACGGCGTTCCGGAGGGGTATCGAGCGATGGACGAGCGCGAGGCGATCAAGGTGCTCGTGAAGGTGGACCACTGA
- a CDS encoding nuclear transport factor 2 family protein: MDATTTVRDYYDSLRHGAPLDTFFADDRPEDDAIVKVGISERLVGSNAVQAGLRDQTLSTSDWVVESRALRVTERGDVAWFSDDVALAWTDEDGERREFDTRWSGTLERRDGDWRFVGMHVSAPSEV; the protein is encoded by the coding sequence ATGGACGCGACCACGACCGTCCGCGATTACTACGACTCGCTCCGACACGGCGCGCCGCTTGACACCTTCTTCGCCGACGACCGCCCCGAGGATGACGCCATCGTGAAGGTCGGCATCTCGGAGCGTCTCGTCGGGTCCAACGCCGTGCAGGCCGGGCTCCGCGACCAGACCCTCTCGACGAGCGACTGGGTCGTCGAGAGCCGCGCGCTCAGGGTCACCGAGCGCGGCGACGTGGCGTGGTTCAGCGACGACGTGGCCCTCGCGTGGACGGACGAAGACGGCGAGCGACGCGAGTTCGACACCCGCTGGAGCGGCACGCTCGAACGCCGCGACGGCGACTGGCGGTTCGTCGGCATGCACGTGAGCGCCCCCAGCGAAGTGTGA
- a CDS encoding DUF7115 domain-containing protein — MKVPPLVRRELGDEEIRASVNLGDEDVVCFTATRTLVYRGEGLLSDEKVVAYPHDFERLTVSEGRRKTKLTLYYADEKRDLGVPLDRGETVLERLLEGRLGVAGVTADDEGVNGVFRFSELTLVVTDAQLLKHIGGVTWDADFESYSFADVTGLDFEEGSVATAIVFAVDGRPERIKAPAEQAPAVQQTLQRALFAYHDVSSLDELNAKVGSEPDEEADAEDGLDLDAGIDPLVGGEDDEDESGGQPSERAARTPAAGGQRDTADGVNAAQRSASQSQPSTQRTPPATADTSADLASLESQVAELTAAVERQNERIERQEQVIEKLIEELRQGR; from the coding sequence ATGAAGGTACCACCCCTCGTCCGGCGGGAACTCGGGGACGAGGAGATCAGGGCCAGCGTCAACCTCGGTGACGAGGACGTCGTCTGTTTCACGGCCACCCGAACGCTCGTCTATCGCGGTGAGGGTCTGCTCAGCGACGAGAAGGTCGTCGCCTATCCCCACGACTTCGAGCGCCTGACCGTCTCCGAGGGCCGCCGGAAGACCAAGCTCACCCTCTACTACGCCGACGAGAAGCGCGACCTCGGCGTCCCGCTCGACCGCGGCGAGACGGTCCTCGAACGCCTCCTCGAAGGCAGGCTCGGCGTCGCCGGCGTCACCGCCGACGACGAGGGCGTCAACGGCGTCTTCCGCTTCAGCGAGCTCACGCTCGTCGTCACCGACGCCCAGTTGCTGAAACACATCGGCGGCGTCACGTGGGACGCCGACTTCGAATCGTACTCCTTCGCCGACGTCACCGGACTCGACTTCGAGGAGGGCAGCGTCGCCACGGCCATCGTCTTCGCCGTCGACGGCCGCCCCGAACGCATCAAAGCGCCGGCCGAACAGGCCCCGGCCGTCCAGCAGACGCTCCAGCGGGCGCTGTTCGCCTATCACGACGTCTCGTCGCTGGACGAACTCAACGCGAAAGTGGGATCGGAACCGGACGAGGAAGCAGACGCCGAGGACGGTCTCGACCTCGACGCCGGCATCGACCCCCTCGTCGGCGGCGAGGACGACGAGGACGAATCAGGCGGTCAGCCGTCCGAACGGGCCGCACGAACCCCCGCAGCCGGCGGGCAGCGGGACACGGCGGACGGCGTGAACGCCGCTCAGCGATCGGCGTCCCAGTCACAACCGTCCACTCAGCGGACGCCGCCGGCCACGGCGGATACCAGCGCCGACCTCGCGTCACTCGAATCGCAGGTCGCCGAGCTCACCGCCGCCGTGGAACGACAGAACGAGCGCATCGAACGGCAGGAACAGGTCATCGAGAAACTGATCGAAGAGCTCCGACAGGGTCGCTGA
- a CDS encoding DUF5830 family protein: MDDADRDPVELGVELLAHLEHEELSVADAMDRIETVTTNPGVQREILDTAAMRGVIDREDGLVRPRSRGTYVSFEADVVVREGEFSCERCGASISTGHFVQFDGGELGPFGSTCIRKVLGRE; this comes from the coding sequence GTGGACGACGCCGACCGCGACCCCGTCGAACTCGGGGTCGAGCTGCTCGCCCACCTCGAACACGAGGAGCTGTCGGTGGCCGACGCCATGGACCGCATCGAGACGGTGACGACCAACCCCGGCGTCCAGCGCGAGATTCTCGACACCGCGGCGATGCGCGGGGTCATCGACCGCGAGGACGGCCTCGTCCGTCCCCGGTCTCGGGGCACGTACGTCAGTTTCGAGGCCGACGTGGTCGTCCGCGAGGGCGAGTTCTCCTGTGAGCGCTGCGGCGCGAGCATCTCGACGGGCCACTTCGTCCAGTTCGACGGCGGCGAACTGGGGCCGTTCGGGTCGACGTGTATTCGGAAAGTGTTGGGGCGGGAGTAG
- a CDS encoding TVP38/TMEM64 family protein, translated as MDSLVKRQVLGSAALLAVLAVVAAILSPSRLIQEAMHLSEHPVYMAGLIVALYLVRPLFAWPTMPLSAFVGFVLGIGYGIPVALMGALVTCLIPYRFAQRAGEQGGMFGRLGESGRRIIEVTGETRGVLAARLSPVPADPVSYGAGFADVSTRAFVVGTFVGEIPWVVAEVAAGASMRSLTLTGVSVEALPHLLVLLGAMAVLVLAGPTYRHFSGRPDSS; from the coding sequence ATGGACAGCCTCGTCAAGCGCCAGGTGCTCGGGTCGGCGGCGCTGCTCGCCGTCCTCGCGGTAGTCGCGGCGATCCTCTCGCCATCCCGCCTCATCCAGGAGGCGATGCACCTCTCGGAACACCCCGTCTACATGGCGGGTCTCATCGTCGCCCTCTATCTCGTCCGTCCGCTGTTCGCGTGGCCGACGATGCCGCTGTCGGCGTTCGTCGGGTTCGTCCTCGGGATCGGCTACGGCATTCCCGTGGCGCTGATGGGCGCGTTGGTCACCTGCCTCATCCCCTATCGGTTCGCCCAGCGAGCGGGCGAGCAGGGCGGGATGTTCGGGCGGCTGGGCGAGTCCGGCCGGCGCATCATCGAGGTGACCGGCGAGACACGCGGCGTGTTGGCCGCCCGGCTCTCGCCGGTGCCCGCCGACCCGGTCTCCTACGGCGCGGGCTTCGCCGACGTGTCGACGCGGGCGTTCGTCGTCGGCACGTTCGTCGGCGAGATCCCGTGGGTCGTCGCGGAAGTCGCCGCCGGGGCGTCGATGCGGTCGCTGACGCTGACCGGCGTCTCGGTCGAGGCGCTCCCGCACCTGCTCGTGTTGCTCGGCGCGATGGCGGTGCTGGTGTTGGCCGGGCCGACCTACCGCCACTTCAGCGGCCGTCCCGACTCCTCGTGA
- a CDS encoding PAS domain S-box protein — protein sequence MGNDGDISVLHVDDDPEFAAVAAMHLQRVADDIEVVTASSASEGLDVLGSEPVDCVVSDHDMPGMDGLDFLKAVRSAYPDLPFVLFTGKGNEEIASDAISAGVTEYLQKDVGTEQYAVLANRIDRAVSENRAKSALEESERQLATLISNLPGLVYRCRNEPEWPMEFVSEGAEALVGYDSEALESGEVTWSSLIVPGDRDDLWERVQTCLSAGEPFEVTYAVETRDGERRWMWERGRAVESGEDGVELIEGFITDITARRERERELEREREFTENLVDAIDDVFYLVGLDGGLLRWNDTATEVTGYSDEELSSMTALELFPASVRDRVVEATGRTIETGYATFEAPLLTSGGDEIRHEFRGTLIEDAEGNDLGIAGIARDVTERKARERELERYQTIVEAVGDPVYTLDDDGVFTYVNEAFEPMTGYASTELVGEHIGTIMTDEDLDRGDELVRLLVTDPDVETTTLEMDVVTRDGEHVPTENNMAILPSPDGEFTGTAGVVRDITDRKEREHRLSEFASVVSHDLRNPLNVVQGRLSLAEETGDVSHLGDAAAAAERMERLIEDLLTLARQGESVGETVEVALSDTAERAWAGVDTGEAALSLGSDGAVEADPARLRELFENLFRNSVEHGSTSDRNSPRSDDSVEHGPSDGDRATPLTVTVGVIDGDDLDGANGFYVEDDGVGIPPGERSSVFERGYTTSNGGTGFGLAIVEDIADAHGWSVSAAESDAGGARFEFTRSRDGR from the coding sequence ATGGGTAACGACGGCGACATTTCCGTCCTCCACGTCGACGACGACCCGGAGTTCGCAGCGGTCGCCGCGATGCACTTACAGCGAGTCGCCGACGACATCGAGGTCGTGACGGCGTCGTCCGCGAGCGAGGGACTCGACGTGCTGGGCTCGGAGCCGGTCGACTGCGTGGTCAGCGACCACGACATGCCGGGGATGGACGGACTCGACTTCCTGAAAGCCGTCCGGTCGGCGTATCCCGACCTCCCCTTCGTCCTCTTCACGGGGAAGGGCAACGAGGAGATCGCGAGCGACGCCATCTCGGCCGGCGTGACCGAGTACCTCCAGAAGGACGTCGGCACCGAGCAGTACGCGGTGCTCGCCAACCGCATCGACCGCGCCGTGAGCGAGAACCGGGCGAAATCCGCCCTCGAAGAGTCGGAACGGCAGCTGGCGACGCTCATCTCGAACCTGCCGGGACTCGTCTACCGGTGTCGGAACGAGCCGGAGTGGCCGATGGAGTTCGTCAGCGAGGGCGCCGAGGCACTGGTCGGCTACGACAGCGAGGCGCTCGAATCAGGCGAGGTGACCTGGAGTTCGCTCATCGTACCGGGGGACCGGGACGACCTCTGGGAGCGGGTGCAGACCTGCCTCTCGGCCGGCGAGCCCTTCGAGGTGACCTACGCCGTCGAGACGAGGGACGGCGAGCGTCGCTGGATGTGGGAGCGGGGACGGGCCGTCGAGAGCGGCGAGGACGGCGTCGAACTGATAGAGGGCTTCATCACGGACATCACGGCTCGACGGGAGCGAGAGCGGGAGCTCGAACGGGAGCGGGAGTTCACGGAGAACCTCGTCGACGCCATCGACGACGTGTTCTACCTCGTCGGGCTCGACGGCGGCCTACTCCGGTGGAACGACACCGCGACCGAGGTGACCGGCTACAGCGACGAGGAACTGTCCTCGATGACGGCCCTGGAACTGTTCCCGGCGTCGGTCCGTGACCGCGTCGTCGAGGCCACCGGCCGAACGATCGAAACCGGATACGCGACGTTCGAAGCGCCGCTGCTGACGAGCGGCGGGGACGAGATCCGCCACGAGTTCCGCGGCACGCTCATCGAGGACGCCGAAGGTAACGACCTCGGCATTGCCGGGATCGCTCGCGACGTCACCGAGCGAAAGGCGCGCGAGCGAGAACTCGAACGCTACCAGACCATCGTCGAAGCCGTCGGCGACCCGGTGTACACGCTCGACGACGACGGCGTGTTCACCTACGTCAACGAGGCCTTCGAGCCGATGACCGGGTACGCCTCCACGGAGCTCGTCGGCGAACACATCGGGACGATAATGACCGACGAGGACCTCGATAGGGGAGACGAACTGGTCCGGTTGCTCGTCACTGACCCCGACGTCGAGACCACGACGCTCGAGATGGACGTCGTGACTCGGGACGGCGAGCACGTCCCGACCGAGAACAACATGGCGATACTGCCCAGTCCCGACGGGGAGTTCACGGGCACGGCCGGCGTCGTCCGAGACATCACCGATCGCAAGGAGCGCGAACACCGCCTCTCTGAGTTCGCCTCCGTCGTCAGCCACGACCTGCGGAACCCGCTCAACGTCGTGCAGGGACGCCTCTCGCTGGCCGAGGAGACCGGCGACGTCTCCCACCTCGGCGACGCGGCCGCCGCCGCCGAGCGGATGGAACGGCTCATCGAGGACCTGCTGACCCTCGCCAGACAGGGCGAGAGCGTCGGTGAGACCGTCGAAGTGGCGCTCTCCGACACCGCCGAGCGAGCGTGGGCGGGCGTCGACACCGGCGAGGCAGCGCTGTCGCTCGGCTCGGACGGGGCCGTCGAGGCCGACCCCGCCAGACTCCGCGAACTGTTCGAGAACCTGTTTCGAAACAGTGTGGAGCATGGCTCCACGAGCGATCGGAACTCGCCGCGTTCCGATGACAGCGTCGAACACGGTCCATCTGACGGCGACCGAGCGACGCCGCTGACCGTGACTGTCGGGGTGATAGACGGAGACGATCTCGACGGAGCGAACGGATTCTACGTCGAAGATGACGGCGTCGGCATCCCGCCGGGAGAACGGTCGAGCGTCTTCGAACGCGGCTACACCACCAGTAACGGGGGGACCGGATTCGGCCTCGCTATCGTCGAAGACATCGCCGACGCCCACGGCTGGTCGGTCAGCGCTGCGGAGAGCGACGCGGGCGGCGCGCGCTTCGAGTTCACGAGGAGTCGGGACGGCCGCTGA
- a CDS encoding HVO_2523 family zinc finger protein: MSEESGGRPCPLCDRAMYHRHCKYVCPEHGVVYDCADTFY, from the coding sequence ATGAGCGAGGAGTCGGGCGGCCGCCCCTGTCCGCTGTGCGACCGGGCTATGTACCACCGCCACTGTAAGTACGTCTGTCCGGAACACGGCGTCGTCTACGACTGCGCCGACACGTTCTACTGA